In the Archocentrus centrarchus isolate MPI-CPG fArcCen1 chromosome 11, fArcCen1, whole genome shotgun sequence genome, AACATAACAAACCCATCCAATTCTGCCTACAAACTATTCACACACAGAAGGGACTGTTTTAAATTACATTCAACATCCAAACTTTATTACACTACTGAAGCATTTACAGATTTATAATATTGAAAAGGACTCTATAATTGTGTTGCTGATCCACATGTTCCAGGTGCCTTTTTGATTCCCTACATCATCCTGCTGGTGCTAGAAGGACTGCCCCTCCTGCTGCTGGAGTTTGGCATTGGCCAGCGTCTCAGGAAAGGCAGCGTGGGAGTGTGGCGGGCCATCAACCCCTATCTGACTGGTGTTGGTAAGTAACAGACTCTGCAACCACTTGCCCATGGAAGGGGCAAAGGAACTATTGATACTGCAGGAATACAACGCTGTTAATGGAAACTTGGTTCTGTGAAAGTGTGACTTTCGTTCACGATCCTTTCCTACAGGTATTGCCTCCATGCTGGTGTCTTTATTGATTGGATTGTACTACAACACATTAATAGCCTGGATCATGTGGTATCTCTTTAATTCCTTTCAAGACCCACTGCCTTGGACCCAGTGTCCTCTCAATGAAAATAGGACAGGTAGttgaaaagacacacacaaacagacacgcTCAAATCATGTTAGTTATCCAAACTCTCGTAAGTGTTGACTTTATTCTTTTTCAGAATTTGTATCAGAGTGTCAACAGAGCTCCACCGTGGACTATTACTTTTACAGAGTGACTCTGAATACTTCCACCTCAATATCAGACTCTGGAGGACTCCAGTGGCCCATAGTGATCTGTCTGTTAACTGCCTGGACAGTCATCTGTATCTGTTACATACGGGGGATCAGTACTTCAGGAAAGGTTTACTGAACCTGTAGTCAAAGACAACCATTACTTGATCAGTTTCATCTCTGactatttaataattttttatattCTTTCATGACTTCAGGCAGTGTACGTCACAGCCCTCCTGCCTTATGTAGTgttggccatcttcctgatccGAGGACTCACTCTTGAAGGAGCCATGAATGGAGTAAAATATCTCTTCACACCAGATGTGTGTTTCACATTTCAATCATAAAAAACATTGCATAGTGATTTAATTCAAAGTCACATCACACTATATGTCTCCCCTTTGCAGGTGGACGAGCTGATGAATCCAACAACTTGGTTGGATGCAGGTGCCCAGGTCTTTTACGCCTTTAGTTTAGCATGGGGAGGCCTGATCTCCTTTTCAAGCTACAACCCTGTCCAGTAAGGCACACATTGAAGGTTTATGCCTTTTACAACTACACGACAGTTATGCTAAGATTTGACTCGCtttaatttttcctttctttctccaagcAACAATTGCATGCAAGATGCTGTGATCCTGACTATTGTGACTGGCCTCACCTCAATCTATGCTGCCACAGTCACCTACACTGTCATTGGCTTTAGAGCCACTGAGAAATACAACACCTGTATCAGTGAGTGAGTAGCCACAAAAGACTGGTTTTCCTAGACAGTattctatccatctatccattcttTTCTGCTCAGCCAATTGGAGTAATAATAGATATGCCAAAGAAGGGCGGGTCTGACTATGAAACCATTCGCTCATCAGCCAAAGACTTGTAATTGACAAGCCATTAGTCAATGAGTGATAGtaattctattattattatgtaattttcccatagacttgtataggactggaagtctttttgcagccacagctatcgccatctggtggccttcagattgaatgcagctttaaggcatttccacactggcttcatttttctgaaaCAGAAGCTAAACAACTAGCTAAACAAGAAGATTTGTCAGTATTAGTAATATTCAAGATTCCTAAATTGCATTTCTGCAAATGCTTTTTCATCCTTAGCTCAAACTGTAAAAATGGTAATTGGATAACTAAAGCTGATTCCTATAATTACTAATCTCATCCATAAATAATGTCTTCCTAGAAACATCAGGACATTACTGAATGCATTTGAACTTCCTGAAGACACCATCACTTCAAGCAACTACAACGCAATCCTTCATCATCTGAATAGCTCCTATCCTGATACTGTTTTTGGACTCAACATTAAAACCTGTGACATGCAGAAACTTCTCAGTGAGGTGCCTATTTTAATGAAGATCTCTCACATTcttgtgttattattttttattctactctgctttgtgtttgttcaggGAGTGGAGGGAACAGGTCT is a window encoding:
- the LOC115788059 gene encoding sodium-dependent neutral amino acid transporter B(0)AT1-like yields the protein MRLVFSNPGLDLRIPSYADLEKMEKEDEDRPKWDNKVQYILTCVGFCVGIGNVWRFPYLCQSHGGGAFLIPYIILLVLEGLPLLLLEFGIGQRLRKGSVGVWRAINPYLTGVGIASMLVSLLIGLYYNTLIAWIMWYLFNSFQDPLPWTQCPLNENRTEFVSECQQSSTVDYYFYRVTLNTSTSISDSGGLQWPIVICLLTAWTVICICYIRGISTSGKAVYVTALLPYVVLAIFLIRGLTLEGAMNGVKYLFTPDVDELMNPTTWLDAGAQVFYAFSLAWGGLISFSSYNPVHNNCMQDAVILTIVTGLTSIYAATVTYTVIGFRATEKYNTCISENIRTLLNAFELPEDTITSSNYNAILHHLNSSYPDTVFGLNIKTCDMQKLLSEGVEGTGLAFIVFTEAITKMPGSPVWSVLFFVMLLCLGISTLIGNIEGVVVPLKDLNVFPKKWPQEALTGVTCLVAFIICLLFAQHSGFYWVTLFDNFAGSIPLLTIGLAEMIAVVYIYGIDRFSEDIEFMIGKKPCIFWQVSWRFTSPLILLVILVFYLVTQAQRELTYLVWDPNYEEFPTLASVPYPSWINVVIFLLAGIPSLTVPVYALCRLVFVCCKKKIKSKKDINQINAFA